A portion of the Sphingobacterium spiritivorum genome contains these proteins:
- a CDS encoding FecR family protein produces the protein MTGDQIQDLFRKYYDKTASEKERQQLFYWISQQNNREKAEELLLLHYNQEFEVADNSLSEIDPHALLQYILATKPVPEHTSGKIRWIKPLSIAASILIVLGIYFFYQNQTKQPLITDTTTYDIPAGGNKAILTLSDGNKVILDSLSDGAAIEEGNIRITKSDDGQVTYSVRSAATSRNTFNTIETPVGGFYQIQLPDGTRVWLNALSSLKFPTSFTAGSRKVQLKGEAYFEVAKDKSKPFIVDVNDMQVTVLGTHFNINSYTPQSAIYTTVLEGSVAVSKSDLKKTVLPGQQLQYNGDNMMQLESNVDLDQIMAWKDGYFTKKSISLNALMAEVARWYGVNVVYSEPIQAEFVMKLPKDISLKELITVLELTEEVKFDLNTKTLKVMKTKK, from the coding sequence ATGACAGGCGATCAGATACAGGACTTATTTCGTAAGTATTACGATAAAACAGCGTCAGAAAAAGAACGTCAGCAACTATTCTACTGGATTTCACAACAGAATAACAGAGAGAAAGCTGAAGAACTGTTGTTGTTACATTACAATCAGGAATTTGAAGTTGCTGATAACAGTCTGTCTGAAATCGATCCGCATGCTCTCCTACAATATATACTTGCCACAAAGCCTGTTCCCGAACACACATCCGGAAAAATAAGATGGATCAAACCGTTGTCAATAGCAGCGAGTATACTGATTGTATTAGGGATCTATTTTTTCTATCAAAATCAAACGAAACAACCTCTTATCACAGACACGACTACCTATGATATTCCAGCTGGTGGTAACAAGGCCATACTTACCTTATCCGATGGTAACAAAGTGATATTAGATTCTTTATCTGATGGGGCTGCTATTGAAGAGGGAAATATACGAATAACAAAATCCGATGATGGTCAGGTAACATACAGTGTCCGGTCAGCTGCGACATCCAGAAATACATTTAATACCATTGAAACACCTGTAGGAGGATTTTATCAGATACAGTTGCCTGATGGTACCCGTGTCTGGCTGAATGCACTTTCATCCCTGAAATTCCCAACCTCCTTTACTGCCGGCAGCAGAAAGGTACAACTTAAAGGAGAAGCTTATTTTGAAGTAGCGAAAGATAAATCCAAGCCCTTTATCGTAGATGTGAATGATATGCAAGTCACTGTACTGGGTACGCACTTCAATATCAACTCCTATACACCTCAGTCGGCCATCTACACCACAGTATTAGAAGGTTCTGTGGCAGTAAGTAAGTCAGACCTTAAAAAAACTGTTCTTCCGGGACAACAATTGCAATATAACGGAGATAATATGATGCAACTTGAAAGCAATGTTGATCTGGATCAGATCATGGCCTGGAAAGACGGATATTTCACTAAAAAATCAATTTCATTAAATGCACTGATGGCTGAAGTGGCCAGATGGTACGGTGTCAATGTCGTTTATTCTGAACCGATCCAGGCTGAATTTGTAATGAAATTACCAAAAGATATCAGCTTAAAAGAACTTATAACAGTGCTGGAACTAACCGAGGAAGTAAAATTTGATTTAAACACTAAAACACTAAAAGTTATGAAGACAAAAAAATAA
- a CDS encoding SusC/RagA family TonB-linked outer membrane protein, with product MKLSLLLLLSFMTLSFSRGYSQNISLNLKNVRLEDAFERIEKQSEYTFVYEKNALRDAKKLNIFLNGKPVKEALQILLKNQPLDYKIHQKYIIISQKKDKTPEAEAIKPSVTIQARLSGVIVDSLGQAISGVSILNNTNQKRTSTDQSGAFNLEGKPGDVLTITYIGYHTQRHEAKSASAIRIVLMAQEQEIETVVITALGIKRSEKTLSYQVQKVGNEDLTTVKNSNFVNSLVGKVAGAQINSSSAGPGGAVKVVMRGNKSISLNNNVLYVIDGVPMNNFISSGGDGQMTAQPGTESIADINPDDIENISVMTGPSAAALYGFEGANGVILITTKKGSADKTTLSLSHSTTFSDPLLLPKFQNTYGNVAGSVMSWGEETQMRYDPSNFFNTGSNVNNVVALSTGNEKSQNYFSAGANNAHGIMPNNKYNRYNFLYRNTTTFLDNKLVLDASVNYIIQNNSNMVAQGQYFNPLPALYLFPRNEDFSNVQLFERFDPVTEVNKQYWIYGDQGLSIQNPYWTMYRMNRNADRKRYMLTSSLKYNFSNDLNITGRVNVDNMNLQSTDNRYASTLGALAGPKGRHNLTTREERQLYADLIATYTKNFDPFNININAGASIKDKRMNAYTIEGDLQQIINYFSIENMNRAVGTFKTDQDGLKRQTQSVFANAEIGYKNFLFLTLTGRNDWDSALAWSQSPERSFFYPSVGLSTVLSEAFTLPNWFSYLKARGSYTKVGNSYDPYLTTEQYIYDAQTNTYALAKIRPNFFLKPELTTSYEFGLDMKFLKNSLSLSATYYSSDTENQTHTILESGTEYTGRIIQTGNVRNSGIELLLGYQNTWDKFAWSSNLTFSFNKNKIVSLYGADILRDNPTLENYVDKATLGSIGSPVVRLREGGSMGDIYSTSDFKRDNNGYIYLNPSTLLPSMETLNTNDYRKLGSLLPKSHMGWKNSFTYKDLRLNVVLSGRFGGLVVSNTQAILDRYGVSEYSANLRRQGNINILGHEVSAQDYMNVVAEGTGKSDLYVYKADNVRLQELSIEYTINKRFLGNIANATIGIVGNNLALLYNRAPFDPESVPSASSTYYTGVDFFMQPSLRNIGFNLKLQF from the coding sequence ATGAAGTTATCCTTATTGTTATTATTGTCATTTATGACATTGAGTTTTAGTCGGGGCTATTCTCAAAACATCTCTTTGAACCTGAAGAATGTGAGGCTTGAAGATGCGTTTGAACGCATAGAAAAGCAGTCAGAATACACATTTGTCTATGAGAAAAATGCACTCAGGGATGCAAAAAAACTTAATATATTTTTAAACGGAAAGCCTGTGAAGGAAGCCCTTCAGATCCTTCTTAAAAACCAGCCTCTGGATTACAAGATTCATCAGAAATATATTATCATCAGTCAGAAGAAAGACAAAACTCCGGAAGCTGAGGCGATAAAACCAAGTGTAACGATTCAGGCAAGACTATCAGGCGTTATCGTGGATTCACTAGGGCAGGCTATTTCCGGTGTTTCCATTCTTAATAATACAAATCAGAAACGTACATCTACAGATCAAAGCGGAGCATTTAATCTGGAAGGGAAACCAGGAGATGTATTGACGATCACCTACATCGGCTATCACACCCAACGTCATGAAGCGAAATCCGCTTCGGCTATACGAATAGTACTTATGGCTCAGGAACAGGAGATCGAAACGGTCGTTATTACTGCCTTAGGAATTAAGCGTTCCGAAAAGACATTGAGTTACCAGGTTCAGAAAGTCGGTAATGAAGACCTGACCACTGTAAAAAACTCAAACTTTGTCAATTCTCTTGTCGGTAAGGTTGCAGGAGCACAGATCAACAGCAGCTCTGCAGGTCCCGGGGGAGCAGTAAAAGTAGTCATGAGAGGTAACAAATCTATTTCACTCAACAATAATGTGCTGTATGTAATAGACGGAGTTCCCATGAATAATTTTATTTCTAGTGGCGGAGACGGACAAATGACAGCCCAACCGGGAACAGAAAGTATTGCGGATATAAATCCGGACGATATCGAAAACATTTCTGTCATGACCGGCCCCTCTGCCGCTGCATTATATGGATTTGAAGGTGCTAACGGGGTTATACTGATTACGACTAAAAAAGGGTCCGCAGACAAAACCACACTTTCCCTGAGTCACAGTACCACTTTCTCAGATCCGTTGTTATTGCCCAAATTCCAAAATACCTATGGTAATGTAGCCGGATCCGTTATGAGCTGGGGAGAAGAAACACAGATGCGCTATGACCCATCAAATTTTTTCAATACCGGATCAAATGTCAACAATGTAGTAGCACTATCTACCGGTAACGAAAAAAGCCAGAATTACTTTTCCGCAGGTGCAAATAATGCACATGGTATCATGCCTAATAACAAATATAACAGATACAATTTTCTTTACCGGAATACCACCACTTTTCTTGATAATAAGCTGGTATTGGATGCAAGTGTCAACTATATCATCCAAAACAACAGCAATATGGTAGCGCAGGGACAATATTTCAACCCTTTACCGGCACTATATCTGTTTCCAAGAAATGAAGACTTTTCAAATGTTCAGCTATTCGAACGCTTTGACCCCGTAACAGAGGTAAACAAACAATACTGGATCTATGGAGATCAGGGATTATCTATCCAGAATCCTTATTGGACGATGTACCGCATGAACAGAAATGCGGACCGCAAAAGATATATGCTGACCTCTTCCCTGAAGTACAACTTTTCCAACGACCTGAATATCACCGGTCGTGTCAATGTGGATAATATGAATCTGCAAAGTACAGATAACCGGTATGCCAGCACTTTGGGAGCACTTGCAGGTCCTAAAGGCAGACATAATCTGACCACGCGCGAAGAGAGACAGCTATATGCAGATCTGATTGCTACCTATACAAAGAATTTTGATCCTTTTAATATTAATATTAACGCCGGAGCATCCATTAAAGATAAACGAATGAATGCTTATACCATTGAAGGCGATCTGCAGCAGATCATAAACTATTTCAGCATAGAAAATATGAACAGAGCTGTAGGTACATTCAAGACGGATCAGGACGGACTCAAAAGACAGACACAGTCTGTTTTTGCAAATGCAGAGATCGGATATAAAAACTTCCTATTCCTGACACTGACCGGAAGAAACGATTGGGATTCGGCATTAGCCTGGTCACAATCTCCTGAACGTTCGTTTTTCTATCCGTCCGTGGGCCTTTCTACAGTCTTAAGTGAAGCATTCACTCTTCCGAACTGGTTTTCTTATCTTAAAGCCAGAGGTTCTTATACCAAAGTTGGTAATTCATACGACCCATATCTGACTACAGAGCAGTATATCTATGATGCGCAGACCAATACATATGCTCTTGCTAAGATCCGTCCCAATTTCTTCCTGAAACCCGAACTGACGACATCTTACGAATTTGGTCTGGACATGAAGTTTCTAAAAAACAGTCTATCCCTCAGTGCTACATATTACAGTTCTGACACGGAAAACCAGACGCATACTATCCTCGAAAGCGGAACGGAATATACAGGCAGAATCATACAAACAGGAAATGTTCGTAATAGCGGTATTGAGTTATTACTGGGTTATCAGAATACCTGGGACAAATTTGCATGGAGCAGCAATCTGACCTTTTCCTTCAATAAAAATAAGATTGTAAGTCTCTACGGAGCAGATATATTAAGAGATAATCCTACACTGGAGAATTATGTAGACAAAGCGACATTAGGAAGTATCGGTTCGCCTGTAGTGCGTCTGCGTGAAGGCGGATCTATGGGAGATATCTATTCTACATCCGATTTCAAACGGGATAACAACGGTTACATTTACTTAAATCCTTCGACGCTTCTACCGTCCATGGAAACGTTGAATACCAACGATTACAGAAAATTAGGGTCCCTGTTACCGAAGTCCCATATGGGCTGGAAAAACTCCTTTACCTATAAGGATTTACGTTTGAATGTCGTACTCAGCGGTCGCTTCGGTGGATTAGTAGTCTCCAATACACAAGCTATTCTGGACAGATATGGTGTATCGGAATATAGCGCCAACTTACGCCGTCAGGGCAATATTAATATACTTGGACATGAGGTGTCGGCACAAGATTACATGAATGTGGTAGCTGAAGGAACAGGTAAGTCTGATCTGTATGTTTATAAAGCCGACAATGTGAGATTACAGGAATTAAGCATAGAATATACCATCAATAAAAGGTTCCTGGGAAATATAGCAAATGCGACTATCGGAATCGTTGGTAATAATCTGGCATTGCTCTATAATAGAGCTCCGTTTGATCCGGAATCCGTGCCATCAGCATCGAGCACCTATTATACCGGAGTTGATTTCTTTATGCAACCCAGCCTAAGAAATATAGGCTTTAACCTTAAGCTACAATTCTAA
- a CDS encoding SusD/RagB family nutrient-binding outer membrane lipoprotein, giving the protein MKKLTFQYIYSIGIVAVIIFASSCTKNFESLNTHPTNPTEQDLTNSEKLGTLFPSLIATMHYAQENKSQHIEQMVGGQYGGYFATTNNWQGTNFGTFNPALDWVEVPFKDIMVDFNSNYIKIKKVTESKGYIYAWASIIRVAAMLRVVDMYGPIPYSKIGESNDDNVAFDDVKTIYHLMFDELNSSITTLNNFVQETNNSKDNPMATYDVIYRGDFSKWIRFANSLKMRMAMRISSVDTDYAKGMFLQAMQAGAIEANADNAWIPTDDNPYFKASANWGDLAINAVLSSYMNGFEDPRRPKYMTTISNGQYRGVRTGIQNINKTTYSNASNFSKPAFAANTPILVFCASEIAFLKSEAALKGWIAGGDAQAKSFYESGIQTSMSQHAVVIGTYLAGKTVPQAYTNPFLSASNISVPNRITVNWDDVTGTQNSKLEKIITQKWLANFPYGMEAWADHRRTGFPQFFPAVNNLSSSSFIGNVVNTSGRLARRLPYPQAQYRSNGANVTQAISLLGGDDVASTDLWWAKKN; this is encoded by the coding sequence ATGAAAAAACTAACATTTCAATATATATATAGTATAGGTATAGTAGCGGTTATAATCTTTGCTTCCTCCTGTACGAAAAATTTTGAGAGTCTCAATACGCATCCTACAAATCCGACGGAACAGGATCTGACGAATTCAGAAAAACTGGGAACGTTATTTCCTTCACTTATTGCCACCATGCACTATGCGCAGGAAAATAAGAGTCAGCATATAGAGCAGATGGTCGGAGGTCAGTACGGAGGGTACTTTGCCACGACAAATAACTGGCAGGGAACAAATTTCGGAACCTTTAATCCGGCACTGGATTGGGTTGAAGTCCCGTTTAAAGACATTATGGTTGACTTCAATTCCAACTATATCAAGATTAAAAAAGTAACAGAAAGTAAAGGCTATATCTATGCCTGGGCAAGTATCATCCGTGTGGCAGCCATGTTGCGTGTAGTAGATATGTATGGCCCTATCCCCTATTCCAAAATCGGAGAATCCAACGATGATAATGTGGCTTTTGACGATGTAAAAACTATTTATCATCTGATGTTTGATGAGTTGAACAGCAGCATCACTACGTTAAACAATTTTGTTCAGGAGACGAATAATTCGAAGGATAATCCTATGGCCACTTACGATGTCATTTACAGGGGAGATTTCTCAAAATGGATCAGATTTGCCAATTCCTTAAAAATGCGCATGGCTATGCGGATATCTTCTGTGGATACAGATTACGCAAAAGGTATGTTCCTGCAGGCTATGCAAGCCGGAGCTATAGAAGCAAATGCGGATAATGCCTGGATTCCGACAGATGATAATCCCTATTTCAAAGCATCTGCAAACTGGGGTGATCTCGCCATCAATGCCGTATTATCTTCCTATATGAATGGTTTTGAAGATCCCAGAAGGCCAAAATATATGACAACAATATCCAATGGTCAATACAGAGGCGTCAGAACAGGTATCCAGAATATCAATAAGACAACCTATAGCAATGCTTCTAATTTCTCAAAGCCTGCCTTTGCTGCAAATACACCTATTTTAGTTTTTTGTGCGTCGGAGATTGCTTTTCTGAAATCTGAAGCGGCACTCAAAGGATGGATCGCTGGCGGAGATGCGCAGGCTAAAAGTTTTTATGAGAGCGGCATCCAGACTTCTATGAGCCAGCATGCTGTCGTAATTGGCACTTATCTGGCAGGCAAAACTGTGCCTCAGGCCTATACAAATCCTTTTCTGAGTGCTTCCAACATTTCTGTTCCTAATCGTATCACTGTAAACTGGGATGATGTCACAGGTACACAGAATTCCAAACTGGAAAAAATTATTACGCAAAAGTGGCTGGCTAATTTTCCATATGGTATGGAAGCCTGGGCAGATCACAGACGCACCGGATTTCCACAGTTTTTCCCGGCAGTAAACAACCTCAGCTCCAGCAGTTTTATAGGCAACGTTGTTAATACATCCGGACGTCTGGCAAGACGTCTGCCTTATCCACAGGCACAATACAGAAGCAACGGGGCAAATGTTACGCAGGCCATATCGCTGTTAGGCGGCGATGATGTAGCTTCTACAGATTTATGGTGGGCAAAGAAAAACTAA
- a CDS encoding glycoside hydrolase family 18, whose protein sequence is MKNIHIILITTLYVLTFQSCKEWTEVESINNNSTDLNATVKTDEYYAALREWKKTPGLPQTFVWFDNWTGVAPTGENSLRGLPDSITIASNWGGHPKFDLSPERKADMEYVQKVKGTKVVVTLFSAKIGDDMPAEEVYNIGNSSDEAVVRPAIRKYGEAIYDAVIRAGYDGFDWDYEPQGGGIGGSYLWTNRVQRRIFVEELGYWFGPGSQRTERDGRKPAKPGLLLIIDGEVGIRGRMDKDWESQYFDYYVLQAYGSTTAANQTSRVKGVIDDMSAHIAAGRITADEVVRRTLLTENFESYANTGGGFLSMSQFIYTADGLNQQIGGCGLYRSGFDYMPKGKGDYDGSPEYYFLRQGITNLYRVFNERKAAK, encoded by the coding sequence ATGAAAAATATACACATTATACTGATAACGACACTATATGTCCTGACCTTCCAATCCTGTAAAGAATGGACGGAGGTCGAATCAATTAATAATAATTCAACAGATCTGAATGCGACAGTCAAGACGGACGAATATTATGCTGCGCTTCGGGAATGGAAAAAAACTCCAGGATTGCCGCAAACTTTTGTCTGGTTTGATAACTGGACAGGTGTAGCACCTACAGGAGAAAATAGTCTGCGGGGATTACCAGACTCCATTACAATTGCATCCAACTGGGGAGGACATCCCAAGTTTGATCTGAGTCCGGAGCGAAAAGCTGACATGGAGTATGTACAAAAAGTGAAAGGTACAAAAGTAGTTGTTACTCTGTTTTCTGCAAAAATTGGTGATGATATGCCTGCTGAGGAGGTGTACAATATCGGCAACAGTTCGGATGAAGCAGTTGTAAGACCTGCCATACGAAAATATGGTGAAGCTATTTATGATGCCGTAATAAGAGCGGGGTATGATGGATTTGACTGGGATTATGAACCTCAGGGCGGAGGTATAGGGGGAAGTTATCTGTGGACTAACCGGGTACAGCGACGTATTTTTGTAGAAGAACTCGGATATTGGTTTGGACCAGGATCTCAGCGCACTGAACGTGATGGCAGAAAACCTGCTAAACCCGGACTGCTACTTATAATTGATGGAGAAGTAGGCATAAGAGGAAGAATGGATAAAGACTGGGAATCTCAATATTTTGATTATTATGTATTGCAGGCATATGGATCGACTACTGCAGCGAATCAGACATCCAGAGTAAAAGGGGTGATCGACGATATGAGTGCACATATAGCTGCCGGAAGAATAACTGCGGATGAAGTAGTGAGAAGGACACTTCTTACTGAAAATTTTGAGTCCTACGCCAATACCGGAGGAGGTTTTCTGTCGATGTCTCAATTTATATATACAGCTGACGGTCTTAATCAACAAATTGGTGGCTGTGGTTTATACCGTTCAGGTTTTGATTATATGCCAAAAGGTAAGGGAGATTATGACGGATCTCCGGAGTATTACTTCCTGAGACAGGGTATTACCAATCTGTACAGGGTATTCAATGAGCGAAAAGCCGCAAAATAA
- a CDS encoding DUF1735 and LamG domain-containing protein produces the protein MKTLKYIILSFSCLILSCKNAEYQIIDNSIYISSAANSSEKAETITMNNGADINILVRLAKKVAEDVEVELKLTPSMLDNYNKETSSEYLPVPNFSLPANAKVVIPAGEISAIYTIRVEDFETNGNRYALGVELGNVLKGNIANSNSQSRFIYLLAKPLRVSVPEMSGGATQVNALPADKWNISTSQWSLECWTKMSAYSINNQAIFNTGSSDHEIYIRFGDANRPYNYLQIKTLGGQIQTASNLEANKWYHWAFVYDGNTLTIYRDGELDVKFQPPAPNGGSVRFDALQMIASGSTYFRDRCQMGQVRLWKKAITQTQIKNNMYFAINAKNPDLIGYWPMDEGTGNTFKDITGNGHDAVAGAGILRSWISNVDFKN, from the coding sequence ATGAAAACCTTAAAATATATCATATTAAGCTTTAGCTGTCTGATTCTGTCCTGTAAAAATGCAGAATATCAGATTATAGATAACAGTATCTATATCAGCAGTGCTGCTAACAGTTCCGAAAAAGCAGAGACTATTACCATGAATAATGGTGCAGATATTAACATACTTGTGCGTCTTGCAAAAAAAGTTGCTGAAGATGTCGAAGTAGAATTAAAACTTACTCCTTCTATGTTAGACAATTACAACAAAGAGACCAGCTCTGAATATTTGCCTGTGCCTAACTTTTCCTTACCGGCAAATGCAAAAGTGGTAATTCCTGCGGGAGAAATAAGTGCTATTTACACTATACGGGTGGAAGACTTTGAAACAAATGGCAACAGATATGCATTGGGAGTGGAATTAGGAAATGTATTGAAAGGCAATATTGCAAACTCTAATTCACAATCGCGCTTTATATACCTGCTGGCGAAACCATTACGCGTATCTGTACCCGAAATGTCCGGAGGAGCCACTCAGGTCAATGCATTGCCGGCAGACAAATGGAACATCAGTACCAGCCAGTGGAGTCTGGAATGCTGGACTAAAATGTCTGCCTACAGCATTAATAACCAGGCCATATTCAATACCGGAAGTAGTGATCATGAGATTTACATCCGATTCGGAGACGCCAACAGACCATACAATTATCTGCAGATCAAAACACTGGGCGGACAGATTCAGACCGCATCAAATCTGGAAGCGAATAAATGGTACCACTGGGCATTTGTATACGATGGCAACACCTTGACTATATACCGTGATGGCGAGCTTGATGTCAAGTTTCAGCCCCCCGCACCTAATGGCGGAAGTGTAAGATTTGATGCCTTACAAATGATTGCGAGTGGCAGTACCTACTTCAGGGACAGATGCCAGATGGGTCAGGTCCGGTTATGGAAAAAAGCGATTACGCAGACTCAGATCAAAAACAACATGTATTTTGCTATTAATGCCAAAAATCCGGACTTAATTGGTTATTGGCCTATGGATGAAGGAACGGGTAATACTTTTAAAGACATTACAGGAAACGGTCATGATGCTGTGGCAGGAGCAGGAATACTAAGAAGCTGGATATCGAATGTAGATTTTAAAAATTAA
- a CDS encoding glycogen/starch synthase, whose amino-acid sequence MAKTKILFVTHEMSPFLELSKISEITRQLPQAMQEKGFEIRILMPRFGNINERRNRLHEVIRLSGMNIVVDNNDNPLIIKVASLPAARMQVYFLDNEDYFQRKKVFKNESGEFFDDNNERSVFFCKGVLETVKKLGWSPDVVHCHGWFSALVPAYLKTTYKDDPAFKGAKVMYSLYNEDDFGSSSLHAKYAEIAPEGSMTAEDAANYGSGSYVDVYKGALAFTDVAVIADQGVSQEIIDFAKSRDIQIFEPNGDEDYEAFNDLFDQFAPVEEETTV is encoded by the coding sequence ATGGCTAAAACGAAGATATTGTTTGTAACCCACGAGATGTCGCCTTTCCTCGAATTAAGTAAAATTTCTGAAATTACACGCCAACTACCTCAAGCAATGCAAGAAAAGGGTTTTGAAATCAGAATCCTAATGCCTCGCTTTGGTAATATCAATGAGCGTAGAAATCGTCTTCATGAAGTGATTCGATTGTCAGGAATGAATATTGTGGTGGATAATAACGACAATCCATTGATTATCAAGGTGGCATCCTTGCCTGCAGCACGAATGCAGGTGTACTTTTTGGACAACGAAGATTATTTTCAGCGTAAAAAGGTTTTCAAAAATGAAAGCGGAGAATTTTTCGATGATAATAATGAACGCTCTGTCTTCTTCTGTAAAGGGGTTTTGGAAACGGTTAAAAAATTAGGATGGTCTCCTGATGTGGTACATTGCCACGGATGGTTCTCCGCACTGGTTCCGGCGTATCTGAAAACAACTTACAAAGATGATCCGGCATTCAAAGGTGCTAAAGTCATGTATTCTTTATACAATGAAGATGATTTTGGAAGTTCTTCTTTGCATGCAAAGTATGCGGAAATAGCTCCGGAAGGAAGTATGACAGCCGAAGATGCTGCAAATTACGGTAGCGGAAGCTATGTGGATGTCTACAAAGGTGCGTTGGCTTTTACAGATGTAGCGGTTATCGCTGATCAGGGTGTTTCGCAAGAGATTATTGATTTTGCAAAGAGCAGAGATATTCAGATCTTCGAACCTAACGGAGATGAAGATTATGAAGCTTTCAATGATCTGTTCGATCAGTTTGCTCCCGTAGAAGAGGAAACAACGGTTTAA
- the panC gene encoding pantoate--beta-alanine ligase — protein sequence MKIFKTKKELQDYLSAVREAKQKIALIPTMGALHAGHISLIEYAKPISDIRICSIFVNPTQFNDPKDLEKYPRPIEHDIQMLESVNCDILFMPSTEEMYGTNEEWHIDLGDLDSIWEGEHRPGHFQGVTQIVYKLFTLVQPDIACFGQKDFQQVMVINKMIKDKNLPIELAICPIVRDKDGLALSSRNARLSDAGKKTALALSKALRHVRDQFTQTSPDQLKQEAVTLLEQTPGVKVEYFAICETTTLHEAHTIEADKKYVALVTAWVEGVRLIDNMILN from the coding sequence GTGAAGATATTTAAAACCAAAAAAGAGCTGCAGGACTATTTGTCTGCTGTTCGCGAGGCTAAACAAAAAATAGCACTTATACCGACAATGGGCGCACTTCATGCAGGACATATTTCCTTGATCGAATACGCCAAACCCATTTCAGATATACGGATATGCAGCATCTTTGTCAATCCGACTCAATTTAACGATCCGAAAGATCTGGAGAAATACCCCCGCCCTATTGAACATGATATCCAGATGCTGGAGTCTGTAAACTGTGACATCTTATTTATGCCTTCTACAGAAGAGATGTACGGTACAAATGAAGAGTGGCATATTGATCTGGGTGACTTAGACAGCATATGGGAAGGAGAACACCGTCCCGGACACTTTCAGGGGGTGACACAGATTGTGTATAAGCTTTTTACACTGGTACAGCCAGATATTGCCTGCTTTGGCCAGAAGGATTTTCAGCAAGTCATGGTCATCAATAAGATGATAAAGGATAAAAATCTTCCTATAGAACTCGCTATCTGTCCGATTGTAAGAGATAAAGACGGTCTGGCCTTGAGTTCCAGAAATGCACGGCTCTCAGATGCAGGTAAGAAAACTGCGCTGGCACTCTCAAAAGCACTACGTCATGTACGTGATCAATTCACACAGACGTCCCCTGATCAGCTAAAGCAAGAAGCTGTTACACTTCTTGAACAGACACCAGGGGTAAAAGTAGAGTATTTTGCTATATGTGAGACTACGACTCTGCATGAAGCCCATACGATAGAAGCGGATAAAAAATACGTAGCTCTGGTAACAGCATGGGTAGAAGGAGTGCGACTTATCGATAATATGATTTTGAATTAA
- the panD gene encoding aspartate 1-decarboxylase — translation MIIEVMKSKIHRVRVTQAELNYVGSITIDEDLMDAANIIANEKVQIVNNNNGARLETYVIPGQRGSGTICLNGAAARLVQVGDIVIIISYAQMEMEEAKKHIPTLVFPDDNNKLIK, via the coding sequence ATGATAATTGAGGTAATGAAATCCAAAATTCATCGCGTACGTGTGACTCAGGCCGAATTAAACTATGTCGGTAGTATCACGATAGATGAAGACTTAATGGATGCGGCAAATATTATTGCCAACGAGAAAGTACAGATCGTTAACAACAATAACGGAGCAAGACTGGAAACATATGTCATTCCCGGTCAAAGAGGTTCCGGAACAATCTGTCTGAATGGAGCAGCAGCACGATTGGTGCAGGTAGGAGATATCGTCATTATCATCTCATACGCTCAAATGGAAATGGAAGAAGCCAAAAAACATATTCCTACCCTGGTATTCCCGGATGATAATAATAAATTGATAAAATAA